AAAGACAAATTCGCTAACTCTTTCTCCATACTAACGAAATTTACTAGATTcaccaaaataaatgaaaacaaaaagtcactaaaagaaaaacagaataGTGCCGCCAATCCCTActgaaaaaccaaaaaacaaaaaaaaaacctaaaacaagAACCTACAAGAAACCAACAGGTAGAGGCGTGCTAGAAAAGCAAGACATTATAAGatgacaaatttttaattttgtttgttctTATTGctaatatatatagatttagattaatatatttatcGTACATTATAGCTTATTTTCACATATACTCTGACTGCCTTTTATTAATAGTAATAGTATCAAGATTTTTTTGGTAACCCTTGGAACCTACGCATGAAAACTGTTGAAATGAAAAATCAGTGGAATTGCTTATAGAATTTTCCCTAACTCATCTTGCGAGTGGAATTGTATCAAAGCCAAAGTTGACAATCATCTTCTCAATTGATTCTCGTGGTTCATCTTCATCGCCTCTTTCGGTATTGTTTCAGTCGCGGACGACAAACACTCCGCTAATTCCACGACTACAAAGTTCTTGGTTGGTCGTTTTATGGAAGCTTAAGATACACAAGCCATTGCTATTTCAACAGCTTTCCACACGGAATTGGTGTCAAAATCTCCTTGTAATCTTGAATCAACTATGTTTTTGATACCCCCATTGGACAACATGAAATCCACCCATTGTTTTATGTGAGTAGCCTCAACTCTGCTTGTTCTATCAATCATTGGTCGGCTTTTAATGATCTCCAACAGAACCATACCAAAGCTGTATACATCACTTTTCTCCGTTAACCTGCTTGATACAGTATACCTctaaaacccaaaatatcaaatttcagtTAGCAACACACAATCTTTTCAGTTTACCAATGGGTTGAGACATAAAGACTGGGCCAAGATTAGATGAGCTTACTTTGGATCAAGATATCCAAGGGTACCAGCAACAACTGTTGAAACATGAATTTGAGAACTTTCGGTTGGAAAAATTTTTGAGAGCCCAAAATCAGATTACTTTGGCTTGCAAGTTCTCAGTTAACAAGATGTTAGTACACTTCACATCTCTATGGATTATTGGTGGTCTGCAACCATTGTGTAAATACTCCAATCCTACAATTTCAATTTCGTTGTTCATTCGATCAATTACAGATTACAATACTATTCGAaccgacccgattaagcaacaagtaaaaaaatagcggaataaattaagaaattgaacacacaaacttaacgtggaaaaacccttccaaagaggataaaaaaccacagacaaaaataattttactataatggaaaaagaacgaagagtataaaatatgaagataaaaactaaatcccGAAACctgaaaataaagaaccctcaaaatgtaaacacaaaattctttaaatgtgttatgagttctaatctctaatgcgTGTATTTTCATAGGttgtaaaagaacctatttataggctaaattagtaagtcaaataaagtatgctaataaatgttaaatttattatattaataaatactaaatcttttagaaagaaaatatattttgtttaacttgacttgcaagcaatctcttagaatttgggtcacacaactctaacaatctccaccttgacacgaattcttacaacgccatctttgccaaagcccaccatgtgcctatcttgaactatgtagggaattaactaagtcgaatctgtgcttagaagctggaagacttctagccttcgacttgggtactaccaaatcaaaactaactccGGTCTGATTTTTAcaaacacagtgccctaacttttcaaaacctacatccaaaagagaacctctcttcaacgaaacggtcatacctttttccctcctatgaccaagttgcctccgttccaaacgagttgacttcgactccgtAACAGACAAGGGACGTCCGATTTcgccggtcactgtagaaccttccagaatataaagactgttagttcttttaccttttaacaaaacgagagctccatgagatactttaatgtcacTCGAATCGATGTTGATTATGCatcatttcaagtttaaaatactcaatgagatgagattctttcttAAATCAGATACATACCtaacatctgagagtgtcctaatcatcccattgtgtatcctaattttaacagtaccaataccaattaccttactagatgaatcgtttcccatgcatacaactccaccttcaaccgaactgtatgtggagaaccattctttattgggacacatgtggaaagaacatcccgaatctaggatccactcggacgtgaacttggagttatcgctcattaacactaacaagaaatcatcaccgctttcatcggtcaaattagcaccagctacatcttttTCATTACTCTCAacagctcttttatttcacagtttataacaatctgctttgacgtgacctaacttcttacaatagcgacaccttttgtctcgtttctttgatgctaccaaaatggaagcttgcctatctgcctcgCTATCCAAatcaaactcattgtcgagtttgtctctactcaacaaatgacccttcacatcttcgaacaaGAGTTTGTCTTTGCCATAAATCAAAGTCTCCtagaaagacttgtatgaagggggtaaagagtacaataatagcatagcctgatctttatcgtcaatatgaacctcaacattctttaaatcatttaaaagagtaatgaattgactgatgtgatctctaagaagctcaccttcgttcatgcgaaacgtaaatagacgttgtttcaacactaaacggttagccagaaACTTAGTcacataaagagtttctaacatttttcacaaggcagatgaggtcttctccTACAATAtcgtattcgcgaggcacaattggattgcagacaatgccttttcatcaagctcttcctattctgtttgatttagattcttaGGGTTTTTCTcagtaacaacctttttcaatccagtttgaactagaattgctatcatccaaacttgccacagattgaaatttgtctcaccatcgaacttcttaatttcaaaccttgttgctacCATCTTTGAACGGGCTGACCTATGAAAATTGAgttagctttgataccacttgttaagatcgacccgattaagcaacaagtaaacaaaaatagcagaataaattaagaaattgaacacacaaatttaacgtgaaaaaactcctccaaagaggataaaaaaatcatgggcaaagataattttactataatggcaaaagaacgaagagtacaaaagatggagataaaaactaaaccccgaaaacccgaaaacaaagaaccttcaaaacgtaaacacaaaattctctaaatgtgttatgagttctaatctctaatgggtgtattttctaaggttgtaaaagaacctatttataggctaaattagtaagtcaaataaactatgctaataaatgctaaatatattatactaataaataataaatcttttagaaagaaaatatattttgtttaacttgacttgcaagtaatctcttagaatttaggtcacacaactctaacaaatACAAATGGCAAGAGATGTAAAATGACGTAGTAGTAATATATTAGGCAAATGCATGCTTACCTTGGGCTGCCTCTAATGCTCTTCTTAGTCTTTGTTCCCAAGTTAAAATATTGCTACTGTTTCCTGCATCCAAAAAGAGATATTCATGTAGGAGCACCTTATTTTTAATAGCATCAAAAGTAACAAGTTCCTGCTAGGTGAGGAACCGTGCACTCAAACCTGATAGGTGCTCGGCTAAATTTCCTTTGGCCATAAACTCATAAACTAGTCCAGGATTGGAGCCATCATCACAGTACCCTATAAGTGGTGTCAAATTTCTATGATGAACTCTCAAGAGAAGTTCAACCTGTAAGCCCCATATGTATGGATTAGTTTTATACATATGAATGCGGTAAAACTGTTGTAGGGGGTGAGACTGAGAGGTTGTTTAATATACCTCTGCATGAAACTGCTTGTACCCTTGAGCTGATGATTCAGAAAGCATCTTGACTGCCACTTGAGTGTCATTGAAACATCCATGGAAAACTGTTCCAAATACTCCTTTTCCAAGAACTCTCTGGAAGTTGTTTGTTATCCTTTGAACCTCAGAGTATTTGAACAGCttagttttttattctattGACTGGTATGCATTTCTGTAGTCAACATCCACCATCTTTCCGACTGAGAAAATTATAACAGATGCAATTAGCAAATACATACCAAGTAAATTCACCGAAGTTAGTGATATTAGTCATTGATTCGTACCGAGTGATTTTCTCCTATTAACCCTCCATAAGATAGCCACTACAGTTAGAAGGACAGCAAATGAAACAACTGATGCTACTAGGGGTACGACAGTCttgttgttcttcttctttataCATGAAGCCTTTGCACAAAGATTTGGATTTCCTTCAACACTTCAATcaattcaatacaaaaaaaaagtataagaCTTGGAATACAACTGTTTAAAATTACTATGCTGCATAAAGTTAGAGTGACAAACGTTGATCATAAAGTTACTAAAAAAGTGAGACTGATGGTGTAGCAGGTAAGAGAAAATGAAGGGAATTGTGAttcacaaataatatatatatatatagggaaaACATATAAACCTAAAGCATACCTTGATGTCAAACCATTCTTGGACTTTTCTACCAGTTCTGCTGGCACTGAGCCATTAaggcttagtttggatgggcggtgtgtttagctCCGGTGAGATTAAAAAcaacggtggcggtgagattagttactgtagcggtgagattagatactgtagcagtgagattagaaacagcggtggagtgtgtgtttggattcaaacgcagctgtagcggtgaggtgaaaatagaaaatgacttttaaggacatttgattaaaaatgatatataatagaagttttaaaaattatttaacaattacaaaattaataaatgattaaaaattattacaattatatttatttttaataataaataattaaaaatgaattaaaactaaagaaaaaatcaaaaatttattttatttaatatttcaaaattaatcatatatttaattgtagGGACTCAATACATTATTGaaaaactattgtaattattgagcctttagaaaaataaaacattattgaaagataaaataataaagcaacACTAGAATAAGGGTCTTAATGCATGTTATTTCAAATGTTTGTTATTAGTAACTCAACATTGCTAGCATcaaataactttaaaactaaaatcaacCGCTATTAGTAATCTGAAATAGCCTATGGCCACCATGTAGAACGTGCAATGTCGAGCCTTGAGTGGTCATCAATGCTAAAGGGAAGAATTAAAATCACATCTGTTGGGGTTTTGACAACAGAGGAAGAAAAGCGAAGCAAGTAACCGGATGATGTAAAGATTAACTTCATTACTTGAATAAGCAATATGCCATATACATAAGTAGTCCGGATTACATGTGTTGGTTTTTAGCGAAAAACTAAGGAGAAAAGAAAACGAATGCAAAGAAGTTTGAACAATAAGAAAACTGAATTTGATTTCCAAAATTCAGATCTTTTTCATTGGCTTGAGAAGCATTTATGTTacaatgaaatatggcagttaACTAATGTATAGCTGCTCCCACTAATACATGACTAAAGCCTAAATAGAATTACAAACAAAATGTAGCTGACATACAAGCTATAACATCAAACATAAATCCAACCCTATCGAAATGTATTATAACAAGAGATAGATGTCTAAGGTGTCATGCTACTAAAGACATCTAAAATTGGACGCCCAAGTAAAGAAGCAAAAATCTATGAATGTTTATTTAGGTACAAAAAAATTCCTGAAAAATGCAGGCACAAAAGATGAAAAGATATTATCTTTGCATATTGCATGCCAAACTAGTCTAAAACCTTCTGTCCAAAAATACCAAACCTTTTAAGGAAGCAGTTTTCAACTGATCTTAACAATGGAAATCGAGTCGTAGCAAAGTAAGGTCATAATAAATGGTGGATAACACGAAAGCAAAAATAACCATGAAGAAATAAATCTATCAAGTGAACCTCTTCAATTGCCGAGGTATGTTCCTCTAGGCGCAAATCATGTACTTTTGGAAGAGCACAGCTGCACATTTTCTAACATAAACAGATGGATCTCTAGCACACTTGCCCATAGCCACCAGAACAAGAGGTGCAATAACATGAAGACGAATTCCAGCCATGGTGCGAAGTGCCCATGCTCTCACCAAGGGATTAGGGTCCCCCAAATCCTTCTGGAAACAATTAATTGACAACAATGCTTCGTTGGGACGCCTACAAAATTAAACACAGAAACATTAACAATAAGTTCAATCTACCTACTTAAATACAAGAAATACAATCCAGGTCACTCATCACCTCTCCTTTGAACcactattattttaaactaatgAGTTTCTACCATCTCAAGCATTGcttttattaagaaaaagaacagttattcaaaatgaattgtaattaattaaacttgaaaagtGCTTAAAAACCATGATCTAATAACTACTCTTATCTAATAACTAGTTAAACTTGATACCGTTTCTATCCGGTGCAATTAGAGATAGATTTCAAGCAAGCATGTTCTTTGTTCATACTAATAATTCCCTCATTTACTAATATTGCTTCTTAACATATGGAAGCAAccataggaaaataaaaagaatattgtAAGAGAAGTTTGCGAAACATACTTTTCAGCATAATGCAGTAGatacaaataaacaagtttCTTTACTTCCAAAGATTGAGATGCCATGTTTTAAACAACCTGTAATTCAAGCAACCAGAGAGATGAAAAACATATATACACCTCaattaacaaacaaatataagATTTAAAAGTATCCATTACCAAACCCTGATTTCATATCATGAATGCAATTATGAACAACTATCTGTATTTTATCCAGAGTCCTAGACCCGATTCAACCATTTCTTCACTAATCAGAGTACAACTATCAATAAAGATCCAATGAATTATAACTACAACACTCGATAGCttaattttctttctcaattatCCTGTGATAAGTTCACTACACCTATTAAACAatgatatttaaacttttagacacttaaatttatttacactTTCCAGAAACCTTATCAGCAGTCAAAACGGTGCTTTgaatgaaattacaaaatccaGATCActtcaatattaaattttaagtaaatttttcagagttcattcaataaaaagaaatcaaaaatgaaaaacgAAATTACCTGAGGGAAGTAATTAGAGTCGTCGAAGCTTTGAGCGATGAGAGCGAGGAGTCGCTTGAGAGCCTCACACTTCTCCGAATCGAATTTACTATCTAAAAGCAGAGCTATGCTGACATCATTTGGATCGTTGTAGGGGTGAGCATCGGTTCAATCCGAAACACCATCGTCGACGCCTTGCTCAACATCTCCGCCATCGCTCCGAACTGTGGAAACATTTCCGATTAGTttttcctatttcttctttACACAAATTAAGaattcataaaaattgaatttgaaaaattaatttcaaggGGGAAATTGAGAAGACTTTGTGATCTCTTGATGTACTAATGGAAGCATTCATGGTAGTTTTGCctgagaaagagagaaagagaggaaacaaaacagaatatgctgagaagagaagatgaagaacggaagaagaaaaaggaatgaagaacggaagaaggagaaggagcCTTACCTGGATGAAGGAGGAACCGGAAGAAGTCCTTGACCAAACTGATTTGCAACCCAAGGGGAAGGGGAAagggaaggggaaggggaaggggaaagGGGAGAAGAAGGTAACAGACATCAGAAAAGCCTGAAGAATGCAATTGAAGAACATATGGGTAAAAGAGGAAAACAAAAAGCAACTGAAGTTGCTAAATTTTTACTGGAACAAAAGGCTCCAGTCTGGAATTGAGACTCCAGTGAGATGAAATGCATTTTCAACGCACTGAAGAAAGCTTTCCAAACACCCTTGCGTTTGCTAACATTTcagttacaattttttttagccTTAAAAAACCAACGTACTGAGATGCAGTTGCATCCAAAGGAAGCCTAAGACTGTTATCGTTTAGGTTTCTGTAAACAACAACAGTTATTCTCCACTGACCACTtataaaacaacaacaaaaatagtaCTAAATTTCTAATCTCAAGTAACGTACAGTATTGTCAAGGATTGCAATTTGGATAGAAACTCAGGCACTGGTCCAGTCAAACTATTGTTTGACAAGTCACTGGTATTTCGACAAAAACTAGTTTAGCCTCCATTTCAATCGCTACGCAAATGTCGCAGTTCATGTGGATGCTTACAGATATTGTAATTGGGATAGATTTTGTATGTAAGGAGGTATCCCTCCTGTCAACCCGCTTGAGGATAAGTTCCTGAATTCATGGTAAACAGTTTcattaacaaaaatatgaaGGGATCAATTGAAAGTTTTTTTCCATTTCACCAACTTGACCAAAAGGTGAGTCATGCTTACAAGGATATAATTCTAGGTGAACTATTATGTTCATAGGTGCAATTAAGTCTTTCCCACAAGAAATCTCGAGGGGTGCATGGATTCCCTTCCAGTTTCTCTTCAATCCATACATggattttatattcaaaatagcGTCAACTGCGTTGCATACAATAATTGGAGTTAGACCAACTGTCATGCATATATGATTcaagttttagaaaatatatcatCTCTATAAATTGTCTGCAACTGTAGGAATTCTTTTACCGTATACAACTCAATGGCATTGAAAATAGGTGGAAGGGTTGAGTTTGCCGTCCTCTCTAAATAAATCTTACCAGCATCGAGGGCTGCTGGGCTGTAAAGAGTGTCCACAAATAAATTCGTGGGACTATAAGGTCCGGCGTAGTAGCTTCCATTGGTATAGTTATTGAACTCTCGGGAGTCGGGACTGATTAGCTTCAAGCTCTTGTATTTCAGCAAAAGTGCACGTATACATAATATCGAACATCTGGAACCGTGCTGTTAATGGGGAAACTCAACGGCAGACTAGCATTTGCGGGTATGCAGGCACTTCTCATGGCACGCAATGGTGGTTGGTAACCATTTCCTGTTTCAATTTTGGATGAGGTGGTTATTTGTGTCCAATCAGTTTCTTGGTAAGGCCACCAAGCACGATCATATATATCTTGGGGAAACCTGAACCATTATTCACCAAGTATATGAGAAAGGAACATTAATAAAAGTTTAGTTTCTTACAGTTTTGAAAATGCTTACCTGAATACTGTTCTACTTGTTGAACAAACATCGAGTCTTCGAAGGAGCGCCATTTAACCAGCGGTGTAAGTGGTGTTTTTCAAAAGCCTCAACTCCAAGGAAGATATGAATGGTGTGCCTTTCCCAGTTCACAAGACATATATGCAAATAATTGGATTGGAGAACATGAATCACTTCTCGGACCATACCAAAAGCCGCATTTGGTCATATCACCTTATCCCATAAAGAAGGTCCCAAATACAAATCAAACTGGGGAAGGTCATTCCTTTGGTCGTAGTTTCCGTACATGAAAGTTGCTCTAATAAGGTACCTATCTCCCTTTTTGAGTGTTAGGTTGTAACAGTTTCTTTCACCTTCAGGAAAGCTTCTAAGGTAAACTACCTGCTGTTGCACATTTGTTGTGAATTCAGGCAATACCCTCCCACTTACTCCGCCTCATCGAAAATATAGTTTATGCCTGTAGCTTGTATCTTCTGGTGATCCACAGTCTAAGCTAATGAACCCTGAGAAAGAAACATATGGAGTTGGTTagttattacatatatatatatatatatatatattgttatagaAGATTTAGATAACCAGACCTGATTGATTTTGAGCATGAATAGTAACTAGTGCTAGAGCAAAGCTGTTAAGCACAAGGAGGATATCAATATCCATTACATACAAATTCCTGACAGAATGTGGAATCAATGGTGGTTTTATAACTTAAGATAGATTTGGTAAGATAGTttgaagatattttatattaaaaatatattataaatgattatgtggaaattttttatatgaattattgGTTATATGTTTGATTcctgaataattttttaaaagttccgtttttaattgttttgtttgaatattatacaaaattataaaattataaaaaaattaattatttttaaagtaaataaatttttataaaaattaaatatattttaataatttcataactaaattaatatcaaaCTAATTTACTGCTCAAAATTTACTTAGACATAACCTATTTTATACACAtttataatgtaataaaatacatagtttgaaaattgttttaaataaatgatgaCCTGGTTGAAACATGACATTGGATTGCAGTTAAATACAAATCATTTTATGGTACAAATCTTTAACAACTTGAGAAATATTTCGGAAAAAGAATGTAGTTAAATATTAGTAGTTCCTAgactgaagaaaaaaaaaacttttattccaTATTTGTAAGTGTGAAGAGGTTGGAGTCTCGGACTCAGGGCCGAAATTAGAACAATTTTTAGAGgccgaataaaattttaattttttatagtttatatttttataatttttaaatgattaaattaaattttcataattttaggggggccaAAGTACAGTATTACCttcactaatttaaatttttaaaattttttaaagggcctaaatagtaattttccattttaggggggtcgGGCCCCTACCAGCCTCCCTAGATTCGTCTCTGCTCGGACCTTCAATAGAAGTTATTGTTTTCATGTTAGGGTTTTGTCATTCAACTTTGAGAAAAGCCCAACCGAGTTCATAGAATTTAGAGAGTGTCTCAATTGGTGAAGATATTATCTACAATAGCTCACGAGAAAAGTGATGGTATTGTGCAAAatcttaattatatataaattttatacttaGAAAGATACGAATCACCAATCAGGGCTTATATAAGCTTTACatgaatacataaatattttaatatctgtaaaatataatttattaaaaatcaaaatttatacaaacaCAAATACTTTAAACAAGTACAacttaataaaacttaaaaacaatataaaaacatgaatttccACCTTTGCATAGATTTTCATTGTTAAATTAAGGTGTTATGtcaatgaaattgaaattgaaattgattaaaataatgagCAGGTTAACAAattccaattttttaaaagtaagtTGTAAAATGGCACTTGGTTGCACTTAAGTACAAGTCTTCCAAAAC
This genomic window from Gossypium raimondii isolate GPD5lz chromosome 10, ASM2569854v1, whole genome shotgun sequence contains:
- the LOC105775164 gene encoding LOW QUALITY PROTEIN: LRR receptor-like serine/threonine-protein kinase IOS1 (The sequence of the model RefSeq protein was modified relative to this genomic sequence to represent the inferred CDS: inserted 3 bases in 2 codons; deleted 3 bases in 3 codons; substituted 3 bases at 3 genomic stop codons); translation: MDIDILLVLNSFALALVTIHAQNQSGFISLDCGSPEDTSYRHKLYFRXGGVSGRVLPEFTTNVQQQVVYLRSFPEGERNCYNLTLKKGDRYLIRATFMYGNYDQRNDLPQFDLYLGPSLWDKVIXPNAAFGMVREVIHVLQSNYLHICLVNXGKGTPFISSLELRLLKNTTYTAGXMALLRRLDVCSTSRTVFRFPQDIYDRAWWPYQETDWTQITTSSKIETGNGYQPPLRAMRSACIPANASLPLSFPINSTVPDVRYYVYVHFAEIQELEANQSDSREFNNYTNGSYYAGPYSPTNLFVDTLYSPAALDAGKIYLERTANSTLPPIFNAIELYTVKEFLQLQTIYRDVDAILNIKSMYGLKRNWXGNPCTPRDFLWERLNCTYEHNSSPRIISLNLSSSGLTGGIPPYIQNLSQLQYLDLSNNSLTGPVPEFLSKLQSLTILLVKDFFRFLLHPGKTTMNASISTSRDHKFGAMAEMLSKASTMVFRIEPMLTPTTIQMMSAYTVLTADKVSGKRPNEALLSINCFQKDLGDPNPLVRAWALRTMAGIRLHVIAPLVLVAMGKCARDPSVYVRKCAAVLFQNVEGNPNLCAKASCIKKKNNKTVVPLVASVVSFAVLLTVVAILWRLFKYSEVQRITNNFQRVLGKGVFGTVFHGCFNDTQVAVKMLSESSAQGYKQFHAEVELLLRVHHRNLTPLIGYCDDGSNPGLVYEFMAKGNLAEHLSGNSSNILTWEQRLRRALEAAQGLEYLHNGCRPPIIHRDVKCTNILLTENLQAKVSDFGLSKIFPTESSQIHVSTVVAGTLGYLDPKYTVSSRLTEKSDVYSFGMVLLEIIKSRPMIDRTSRVEATHIKQWVDFMLSNGGIKNIVDSRLQGDFDTNSVWKAVEIAMACVS
- the LOC128033730 gene encoding beta-adaptin-like protein C — translated: MASQSLEVKKLVYLYLLHYAEKRPNEALLSINCFQKDLGDPNPLVRAWALRTMAGIRLHVIAPLVLVAMGKCARDPSVYVRKCAAVLFQKYMICA